One Cohnella candidum genomic region harbors:
- a CDS encoding HAMP domain-containing protein, whose amino-acid sequence MAEHQEIPETKEGQIDAGELLNALMAMKKGNFGFRMPYDRTGVAGKVADTFNEIMDIQESMVNEIQTVAKVVGKEGNLSRRFTHKNHGGSWDAIFESLNGLVIDLIQPTSEMVRVINAVAKGDLTQNVEMAIEGRPLTGEFQRTASNINRMVNQLSTFSSEVTRVAREVGTEGILGGQADVKGVSGTWKDLTDSVNNMASNLTDQVRNIAAVTTAVANGDLSKQITVSAKGEILELKDTINTMVDQLSMFSSEVTRVAREVGTEGKLGGQADVKGVSGTWRDLTESVNYMASNLTNQVRNIAVVTTAVANGDLSKKITADVQGEILELKNTINTMVDQLSMFASEVTRVSREVGTEGILGGQADVKGVSGTWRDLTESVNYMALNLTNQVRNIAEVTTAVAKGDLSKKITVDARGEILQLKSTINIMVDQLSNFASEVTRVAREVSTEGILGGQADVRGVSGTWKDLTDSMNNMAGTLTDQVRNIAEVTTAVAKGDLTKQITVNAKGEILELKNTINTMVEQLSTFASEVTRVAREVGTEGMLGGQAQVRGVAGTWRDLTESVNYMASNLTNQVRNIAVVTTAVANGDLSKKITADVQGEILELKNTINTMVDQLSTFASEVTRVAREVGTEGKLGGQAQVKGVGGTWKDLTESVNNMARNLTDQVRNIADVTTAVAKGDLSKKITVDVKGEILELKNTMNTMVDQLSNFASEVTRVAREVGTEGKLGAQAEVKDVSGTWKDLTDTVNYMASNLTIQMRNIAGVTTAVANGDLSKKITVDVKGELLELKNTINTMVDQLNSFASEVTRVAREVGTDGKLGGQAQVRGVGGIWKDLTDNVNIMATNLTDQVRGIAKVVTAVANGNLKQKLNVEAKGEIAELTDTINNMIETLATFADQVTTVAREVGAEGKLGGQANVPGAAGTWRDLTDNVNYMASTLTTQVRAITNVATAVTNGDLSRAIDVNASGEVATLKDNINEMIRNLKETTRINTEQDWLKTNLAKFTRMLQGQRDLYAVSRMILSELAPLVSMQHGVFYINEPSNGEPVLKLFASYAYQNRKHLSNEFRAGQGLVGQCLIEKQRILLTNVPGDYVVISSALGESTPLNIVLLPIIFEDQVLAILELASFRPYSDIDIAFLDQLTESIGIVINTMQANQRTEELLIQSQSLTEELQKQQMELRHTNDELEDKAKLLVLQKAEVESKNHEVEVAKRYLEEKAEQLALTSKYKSEFLANMSHELRTPLNSLLLLAEQLSENPDENLNEIQVKFAKTIQESGFELLNLINDILDLSKIESGTVTPDFTEVSVPELTDSLDRTFRPMGDAKDLDFRIRVEPGVPSRIVTDAKRLQQILKNLLSNAFKFTEKGQILLLVRKASDGWSPDNDSLVKAKTVLCFSVSDTGIGIPKDKQQIIFEAFQQADGSTNREYGGTGLGLAISREIAEMLGGEITLFSESGQGSVFNLYLPTEADYPDPEPKKVHVPEVIDVTPPKRSRHAIKPAEGEPFDDRDEIEPGDRVFLVIEDDQKFNEIILDLLRKKGIKTVISTGGEDALELAHRYEPAAITLDLHLGDTDGWLVLERFKNDIRVRHIPICVMTVDEDEIELLRKGVFDYFRKPVTNEELEQALDRLNGIADRTFRTVLVAAHGEEERKEISELLSDEELKIVAVDTGRKALNQLNAKEFDCVVLAPGLPDYNVVRFVREMQKNAKNKRVPVVIHARGKLSQEEENEWDELTKSAVVKEARSNLQLLDETTLFLHRKAERLPAVTKEKLVKLHQSDAMIEYKKVLVVDDDIRNIFALTSILERHHMKVIPAENGYDAVSILETTPDIEIVLMDIMMPGMDGYETTRTIRRQARFKDLPILALTAKAMKGDRELCLEAGCSDYITKPVNSAQLLSMIRTWLDKS is encoded by the coding sequence ATGGCGGAGCATCAAGAAATTCCGGAAACCAAGGAAGGACAGATTGACGCCGGCGAGCTATTGAACGCGCTCATGGCGATGAAAAAAGGCAACTTCGGATTCCGGATGCCGTACGACCGAACCGGCGTCGCCGGGAAAGTCGCGGACACGTTTAACGAGATCATGGACATCCAGGAAAGCATGGTCAACGAAATCCAGACCGTCGCCAAAGTCGTGGGCAAGGAAGGGAACCTGTCGCGAAGGTTCACGCACAAAAACCACGGCGGTTCCTGGGATGCCATTTTCGAATCGCTGAACGGCCTCGTCATCGATCTGATCCAGCCGACGAGCGAGATGGTTCGCGTTATCAATGCGGTCGCCAAAGGCGATCTGACGCAGAATGTAGAGATGGCGATCGAAGGCCGGCCGCTGACCGGCGAATTCCAGCGCACGGCAAGCAACATCAACCGGATGGTGAATCAGCTCAGCACGTTCTCCTCCGAGGTGACGCGCGTGGCGCGGGAGGTCGGCACCGAAGGCATCCTCGGCGGACAAGCGGACGTCAAAGGCGTGTCGGGCACCTGGAAGGACCTGACCGACAGCGTCAATAACATGGCCAGCAACCTGACGGACCAGGTCCGCAACATCGCGGCCGTGACGACGGCGGTCGCCAACGGCGACTTGTCCAAGCAGATCACCGTCAGCGCGAAAGGCGAGATCCTCGAGCTTAAAGATACGATCAACACGATGGTGGATCAGCTCTCGATGTTCTCCTCCGAGGTCACGAGGGTGGCGCGGGAGGTCGGCACGGAGGGCAAGCTTGGAGGCCAGGCTGATGTTAAGGGCGTCTCCGGCACATGGCGCGATCTGACGGAAAGCGTTAACTACATGGCTTCGAACTTGACGAACCAGGTCCGTAACATCGCGGTCGTGACGACGGCCGTCGCCAACGGCGACCTGTCGAAGAAGATCACGGCGGACGTGCAAGGCGAAATCCTGGAGCTCAAAAATACGATCAATACGATGGTGGACCAGCTGTCCATGTTCGCGTCCGAGGTGACCCGCGTATCGCGCGAGGTCGGCACGGAGGGCATCCTCGGCGGTCAAGCCGACGTTAAAGGAGTTTCCGGCACGTGGCGGGATCTTACCGAGAGCGTTAACTACATGGCGTTGAACTTGACCAACCAGGTTCGGAACATCGCCGAGGTCACGACGGCGGTCGCCAAAGGGGACCTGTCGAAGAAAATCACCGTCGACGCCAGAGGCGAAATCCTGCAGCTGAAGAGCACGATCAACATCATGGTCGACCAGCTCAGCAATTTCGCTTCCGAGGTTACCCGGGTGGCGCGCGAGGTTTCGACGGAAGGGATCCTCGGCGGACAAGCGGACGTTCGAGGCGTGTCGGGTACTTGGAAAGATTTGACCGACAGCATGAACAACATGGCCGGTACGTTGACGGACCAGGTGCGGAACATCGCGGAAGTGACGACGGCGGTCGCGAAAGGCGACTTGACGAAGCAGATTACCGTTAACGCGAAGGGCGAGATCCTGGAGCTCAAAAACACGATCAACACGATGGTGGAGCAGCTCTCCACCTTCGCTTCCGAGGTTACCCGGGTGGCGCGCGAGGTCGGCACCGAAGGCATGCTGGGCGGACAAGCCCAGGTGCGCGGCGTCGCCGGCACGTGGCGCGACTTGACCGAGAGCGTTAACTACATGGCGTCCAACCTGACCAACCAGGTGCGCAACATCGCGGTCGTCACGACGGCGGTCGCGAACGGCGACCTGTCGAAGAAGATCACGGCGGACGTCCAAGGCGAAATCCTGGAACTCAAAAACACGATCAATACGATGGTGGACCAGCTTTCCACCTTCGCTTCAGAGGTTACGCGCGTGGCGCGGGAGGTCGGCACGGAAGGAAAGCTGGGCGGCCAAGCGCAAGTTAAAGGCGTCGGCGGAACTTGGAAGGACCTGACCGAGAGCGTTAACAACATGGCGCGGAACCTCACCGACCAGGTGCGGAACATCGCCGACGTGACGACGGCCGTCGCGAAGGGCGACCTGTCGAAGAAAATCACCGTTGACGTCAAAGGCGAAATCCTCGAGCTGAAGAACACGATGAACACGATGGTGGACCAGCTCAGTAACTTCGCTTCCGAAGTTACGCGCGTCGCCCGCGAGGTCGGCACGGAAGGGAAGCTGGGCGCCCAGGCGGAAGTGAAGGACGTATCGGGAACCTGGAAAGACCTGACCGATACGGTGAATTACATGGCCAGCAACCTGACGATCCAGATGCGCAACATCGCCGGCGTCACGACGGCGGTCGCGAACGGCGACTTGTCCAAGAAAATCACGGTCGACGTAAAAGGCGAGCTGCTGGAGCTCAAGAATACGATCAACACGATGGTGGACCAGCTCAATTCATTCGCTTCCGAGGTTACGAGGGTGGCGCGCGAGGTCGGCACGGACGGCAAGCTGGGCGGACAGGCGCAGGTGCGCGGCGTCGGCGGGATCTGGAAGGATTTGACCGACAACGTTAACATCATGGCGACGAACCTGACGGACCAGGTGCGCGGCATCGCCAAGGTCGTGACCGCGGTCGCGAACGGTAACCTGAAGCAGAAGCTGAACGTGGAAGCCAAAGGCGAAATCGCCGAGCTCACGGATACGATCAACAACATGATCGAGACGCTGGCGACGTTCGCCGATCAGGTGACGACCGTGGCGCGGGAGGTCGGCGCCGAAGGAAAGCTGGGCGGCCAGGCCAACGTGCCGGGCGCTGCCGGCACGTGGCGCGATTTGACGGACAACGTTAACTACATGGCGAGTACGCTGACCACCCAGGTTCGCGCGATCACGAACGTCGCGACCGCCGTGACGAACGGCGACCTGTCGCGGGCGATCGACGTCAACGCGTCCGGCGAGGTCGCAACCTTGAAAGACAACATCAACGAGATGATCCGCAACCTGAAGGAAACGACGCGCATCAATACGGAGCAGGACTGGCTGAAGACGAACCTCGCCAAGTTTACCCGGATGCTGCAGGGCCAGCGGGACCTGTACGCGGTCAGCCGCATGATCCTGTCCGAGCTGGCGCCGCTCGTGTCCATGCAGCACGGCGTCTTCTACATCAACGAGCCGTCGAACGGAGAACCGGTGCTCAAGCTGTTCGCGAGCTACGCTTACCAGAACCGCAAGCATTTGTCGAACGAATTCCGCGCGGGACAAGGTCTCGTGGGGCAGTGCTTGATCGAAAAACAGCGGATCCTCCTGACGAATGTTCCGGGAGATTACGTCGTCATCTCCTCCGCTTTGGGAGAATCGACGCCGCTGAATATCGTGCTGCTGCCGATCATTTTCGAGGATCAGGTGCTTGCGATTTTGGAGCTGGCTTCGTTCCGGCCGTACAGCGACATTGACATCGCGTTCCTCGATCAGCTTACCGAATCGATCGGGATCGTCATCAACACGATGCAGGCGAACCAGCGCACGGAAGAGCTGCTCATCCAGTCGCAGTCTCTCACGGAAGAGCTGCAGAAGCAGCAGATGGAGCTGCGCCATACGAACGACGAGTTGGAAGACAAAGCGAAGCTGCTCGTCCTGCAGAAAGCGGAGGTCGAAAGCAAAAACCACGAGGTCGAGGTGGCCAAGCGCTACCTGGAGGAGAAAGCCGAACAGCTCGCGCTGACTTCCAAGTACAAATCGGAATTCCTGGCCAACATGTCGCATGAGCTCCGGACGCCGCTTAACTCTTTGCTGCTGCTTGCCGAGCAGCTTTCGGAAAACCCGGACGAAAATCTGAACGAGATCCAGGTCAAATTCGCGAAGACCATCCAGGAGTCCGGTTTTGAATTGCTTAACCTCATTAACGATATTCTGGACTTGTCTAAAATCGAATCAGGCACGGTCACCCCGGACTTCACGGAAGTATCCGTACCTGAGCTCACCGACAGTCTCGACCGCACGTTCCGCCCCATGGGGGACGCGAAGGATCTCGACTTCCGGATCCGGGTGGAGCCGGGCGTGCCTTCCCGAATCGTGACGGACGCCAAACGGCTGCAGCAAATTCTGAAAAACCTGCTCTCCAACGCGTTCAAGTTTACGGAGAAAGGGCAGATCCTGCTGTTGGTTCGCAAAGCCTCCGACGGGTGGAGTCCCGATAACGATTCGCTCGTCAAAGCGAAAACGGTGCTCTGTTTCTCGGTCAGCGATACCGGTATCGGCATTCCGAAGGATAAACAGCAAATTATTTTCGAAGCGTTCCAGCAGGCGGACGGCAGCACGAACCGCGAATACGGCGGCACCGGTCTCGGACTGGCCATTTCGCGGGAGATCGCCGAGATGCTGGGCGGGGAAATCACCCTCTTCAGCGAGTCCGGCCAGGGCAGCGTGTTCAACCTCTACCTGCCTACGGAGGCGGATTATCCGGATCCGGAGCCCAAGAAAGTACACGTTCCCGAAGTGATCGACGTCACGCCGCCGAAACGCAGCCGCCACGCGATCAAGCCGGCAGAGGGCGAGCCCTTCGATGACCGGGACGAAATCGAGCCGGGCGATCGTGTCTTCCTCGTCATCGAAGACGACCAGAAGTTCAACGAAATCATCCTGGATTTATTGCGGAAAAAAGGAATCAAGACCGTCATTTCGACGGGAGGAGAAGATGCGCTGGAGCTGGCGCACCGCTATGAACCGGCGGCGATCACGCTGGATCTTCACCTCGGGGACACGGACGGGTGGCTGGTGCTCGAGCGCTTCAAGAACGACATCCGGGTCCGGCACATTCCGATCTGCGTCATGACGGTGGATGAAGACGAGATCGAGCTGCTGCGGAAGGGCGTGTTCGACTATTTCCGCAAGCCGGTCACGAACGAGGAGCTGGAACAAGCGCTCGACCGGCTGAACGGGATCGCCGACCGGACGTTCCGTACGGTGCTCGTCGCCGCGCATGGGGAAGAGGAACGTAAGGAAATCTCGGAGCTGTTGAGCGACGAAGAGCTGAAAATCGTTGCGGTGGATACTGGACGCAAAGCGCTCAACCAATTGAACGCCAAAGAGTTCGACTGCGTGGTGCTCGCGCCGGGGCTGCCGGATTACAACGTCGTCCGTTTCGTCCGCGAAATGCAGAAGAACGCCAAAAACAAACGCGTTCCCGTGGTCATCCACGCGCGAGGCAAGCTGTCGCAAGAGGAAGAAAACGAATGGGATGAGCTCACGAAGTCGGCGGTCGTGAAGGAAGCGAGGTCGAACCTTCAGCTGCTCGACGAGACGACGCTCTTCCTCCATCGGAAAGCGGAACGGCTGCCCGCCGTCACGAAGGAAAAGCTGGTCAAGCTGCATCAATCCGACGCGATGATCGAGTACAAGAAAGTGCTCGTCGTTGACGACGATATCCGCAACATTTTTGCCTTGACCTCCATTTTGGAGCGGCACCACATGAAGGTGATACCGGCCGAAAACGGCTATGACGCCGTCAGCATCCTGGAAACCACGCCAGATATCGAGATCGTGCTCATGGACATCATGATGCCGGGCATGGACGGTTACGAGACGACGCGAACGATCCGCCGTCAAGCGCGGTTCAAGGACCTTCCGATTTTGGCGCTGACCGCCAAAGCGATGAAAGGTGACCGCGAATTGTGCCTGGAAGCCGGGTGCTCGGACTACATCACCAAGCCTGTGAACAGCGCACAATTGCTCTCCATGATTCGGACTTGGCTGGACAAATCCTAA
- the wrbA gene encoding NAD(P)H:quinone oxidoreductase type IV yields the protein MASVKLAIVYYSSTGTNYQMAQWAAEGAKEAGAEVKIFKVQELAPEAAIESNPAWKAHVEAAKDVPVVTPNDIVEADAVLFSTPTRFGNVASQMKQFLDTTGGIWFQGKTANKVVSAMSSASNAHGGQEATILNFYTTMYHWGAIVVAPGYTDQSIYAAGGNPYGTSVTVDQEGKIVGDPKGAVVHQAKRVVTVASWVKKGQQG from the coding sequence ATGGCATCCGTCAAATTAGCGATCGTTTATTACAGCTCTACCGGAACGAACTACCAAATGGCGCAATGGGCGGCCGAAGGCGCGAAGGAAGCCGGCGCCGAAGTGAAAATCTTCAAGGTCCAGGAGCTGGCTCCGGAGGCGGCGATCGAATCGAATCCCGCGTGGAAAGCGCACGTAGAGGCCGCGAAGGACGTACCGGTCGTTACGCCGAACGATATCGTGGAAGCTGACGCCGTCCTGTTCAGCACGCCGACCCGGTTCGGGAACGTCGCTTCACAAATGAAGCAGTTCCTGGATACGACGGGCGGCATCTGGTTCCAAGGTAAAACGGCCAACAAGGTCGTCAGCGCCATGTCTTCCGCTTCTAACGCCCATGGCGGTCAGGAAGCCACGATCCTCAACTTCTACACGACCATGTACCACTGGGGAGCCATCGTCGTCGCGCCGGGCTACACGGACCAATCGATCTATGCGGCCGGCGGGAATCCCTACGGAACGAGCGTCACCGTCGACCAGGAAGGCAAAATCGTCGGCGACCCCAAAGGCGCCGTCGTCCATCAGGCGAAAAGGGTCGTGACCGTCGCAAGCTGGGTGAAAAAAGGGCAGCAAGGCTGA
- a CDS encoding SGNH/GDSL hydrolase family protein, with product MKRVLLLGDSIRLGYEPFVREGLAGLAEVVAPEENGRFAKHTLWGVNLWLRDLGKPDVVHWNNGLWDLHHEPPMVEALTSLPEYLETLRRILNELQRTGAAVIFATTTPIAPDGAGRSNAEIDTYNEAAVLLMRSSGVEVNDLNALVKADLNGFLCEDKLHLTEQGSRRCAAQVVEKIKAYL from the coding sequence ATGAAACGAGTGCTGCTGCTGGGAGACTCCATTCGGCTCGGATACGAGCCATTCGTGCGCGAAGGGTTGGCCGGTCTTGCCGAAGTCGTTGCGCCCGAAGAGAACGGACGTTTCGCCAAACATACGCTATGGGGCGTGAACCTCTGGTTGCGCGATCTCGGCAAACCGGACGTCGTCCATTGGAACAACGGCTTGTGGGACCTGCACCATGAACCGCCGATGGTGGAAGCGCTGACCTCCCTGCCCGAATACTTGGAGACGCTCCGCCGGATCCTGAACGAGCTGCAAAGAACGGGGGCCGCCGTCATTTTCGCGACGACGACCCCGATCGCGCCGGACGGCGCGGGAAGAAGCAATGCGGAGATCGATACTTACAACGAAGCGGCCGTCCTTCTCATGCGGAGCAGCGGCGTCGAAGTGAACGACTTGAACGCGCTCGTCAAGGCGGATTTGAACGGCTTCCTCTGCGAAGACAAGCTGCATCTGACCGAGCAGGGGAGCCGCCGTTGCGCGGCGCAGGTCGTCGAGAAAATCAAAGCCTATCTGTAA
- a CDS encoding YkvA family protein → MALLPERLIRAARKLKRDSYILYLCCRDGRTPWYAKLFAICVAAYAFSPIDLIPDFIPVLGYLDDLILVPLGVLIAIRMVPKEVVQDCRARAEEEFRRTGKPKNWIAGGIIVVLWAAFAVWLIVFLSRLSF, encoded by the coding sequence ATGGCTTTGCTGCCGGAGCGGCTGATCCGCGCGGCGCGGAAATTGAAACGGGATTCCTATATTCTCTATTTGTGCTGCCGGGACGGCCGAACGCCGTGGTATGCGAAACTGTTCGCTATATGCGTCGCCGCGTACGCCTTCAGTCCGATCGATCTGATTCCGGACTTCATTCCCGTGCTTGGTTATCTGGATGATCTGATTCTCGTTCCTCTCGGCGTGCTCATCGCGATTCGCATGGTTCCGAAAGAAGTGGTGCAAGATTGCCGAGCCCGGGCGGAAGAGGAGTTTCGCCGAACGGGCAAACCGAAAAACTGGATCGCGGGCGGCATTATCGTCGTATTATGGGCGGCATTTGCCGTCTGGCTGATCGTTTTCCTGTCCCGTTTATCGTTTTGA
- a CDS encoding M3 family oligoendopeptidase translates to MNFNEFPYERPDADRIGRQFKELIAAFNEADSYEKQSGVMASINRLRNEFDTKNTIVSVRHSIDTTDAFYKAEQDFMDEVSPVIQEFVTDYYRALVGSKFRAELEKEWGAQLFRLAELSLKTFSPAIIEDLQQENKLTTEYAALIASAKIPFEGEERTLAQLTPFEQSTDRGMRKRAAEARYRFMAEHEADFDRIYDDLVKVRTRIAKKLGYDNFVQLGYDRMSRTDYNEEMVRNFRKQVLEHIVPAATKLKERQRNRISVDRLRYYDEGFSFKTGNAKPKGDPAWILDNGAKMYAELSKETDEFFRYMVDNGLMDLVSKKGKQSGGYCTYFSEYGAPFIFSNFNGTSGDIDVLTHEVGHAFQVFQSRSFKVPEYSFPTYEACEIHSMSMEFFAWPWMELFFKEDTEKYRFDHLAQSLLIIPYIVTVDEYQHFVYGNPDATPEERKSEWRRIERKYLPHRDYEENDYLERGGYWQRQGHVFQSPFYYIDYSLAQICAFQFWKRMNEDWKAAWADYLKLCQVGGSRSFVELVDYAGLISPFRDGCVVSVIGDIESWLNGVDDTKL, encoded by the coding sequence ATGAATTTCAACGAGTTTCCGTATGAACGTCCGGACGCGGACCGAATCGGGCGTCAGTTCAAGGAGCTGATTGCCGCCTTTAACGAAGCCGATTCCTATGAAAAGCAAAGCGGCGTTATGGCCTCCATCAATCGATTGCGCAACGAGTTCGACACGAAGAACACGATCGTCTCGGTCCGCCACTCCATCGATACGACCGACGCCTTCTACAAGGCCGAGCAAGATTTCATGGACGAAGTAAGCCCGGTGATCCAGGAATTCGTCACGGATTATTACCGTGCATTGGTCGGTTCCAAGTTCAGGGCCGAGCTTGAGAAGGAGTGGGGCGCGCAGCTTTTCCGCCTCGCCGAGCTCTCGCTCAAAACGTTCAGCCCTGCCATCATAGAAGACTTGCAGCAAGAGAATAAGCTGACGACGGAATACGCCGCGCTGATCGCCTCCGCGAAAATCCCGTTCGAAGGGGAAGAGCGCACGCTCGCCCAACTGACTCCCTTCGAGCAGTCCACCGACCGCGGCATGCGGAAGCGCGCGGCGGAAGCGCGTTACCGGTTCATGGCCGAGCATGAAGCCGACTTCGACCGGATTTACGATGACCTGGTGAAGGTCCGGACGAGAATCGCGAAGAAGCTCGGCTATGACAATTTCGTGCAGCTCGGGTACGACCGGATGAGCCGCACCGATTACAACGAAGAGATGGTGCGTAACTTCCGCAAACAGGTGCTGGAGCATATCGTGCCCGCAGCGACGAAGCTGAAAGAACGCCAGCGCAACCGGATATCGGTCGACCGTCTTCGTTATTATGACGAAGGGTTCAGCTTCAAGACGGGCAACGCCAAGCCTAAAGGCGATCCCGCTTGGATCCTTGACAATGGGGCGAAAATGTACGCGGAGCTCTCTAAGGAGACCGACGAGTTTTTCCGATACATGGTGGACAACGGGCTCATGGATCTGGTGAGCAAGAAGGGCAAGCAAAGCGGCGGATACTGCACTTATTTCAGCGAATACGGCGCTCCGTTCATTTTCTCCAACTTCAACGGGACTTCCGGCGACATCGACGTGCTGACGCACGAAGTGGGACACGCGTTCCAGGTGTTCCAGAGCAGAAGCTTTAAAGTGCCGGAATACAGCTTCCCGACCTACGAGGCTTGCGAAATCCATTCGATGAGCATGGAGTTTTTCGCATGGCCGTGGATGGAGCTGTTCTTTAAGGAGGACACGGAGAAGTACCGATTCGACCATCTGGCGCAATCGCTGCTGATCATTCCCTATATCGTGACGGTCGACGAGTATCAGCACTTTGTCTACGGCAATCCTGATGCGACGCCGGAGGAACGCAAAAGCGAATGGCGCCGCATCGAGCGAAAATACTTACCGCATCGCGACTACGAGGAGAACGACTATCTGGAGCGTGGAGGATATTGGCAGCGGCAGGGCCACGTTTTCCAATCGCCGTTCTACTACATCGATTATTCGCTCGCGCAAATTTGCGCGTTCCAGTTTTGGAAACGGATGAACGAGGACTGGAAAGCGGCATGGGCGGATTACCTGAAGCTGTGCCAAGTCGGGGGAAGCCGCTCGTTCGTCGAGCTGGTCGATTACGCCGGTCTGATCTCGCCGTTCCGCGACGGCTGCGTCGTCTCGGTTATCGGAGACATCGAGAGCTGGCTGAACGGGGTCGACGATACGAAGCTGTAG